The following proteins are co-located in the Bubalus bubalis isolate 160015118507 breed Murrah chromosome 21, NDDB_SH_1, whole genome shotgun sequence genome:
- the SLC25A38 gene encoding mitochondrial glycine transporter isoform X3 — protein MIQKSRPALLQHQDVGDRVETLMLQPVIKAFLCGSISGTCSTLLFQPLDLLKTRLQTLQPSARGSRRVGMLALLLNVVRTESPLGLWKGMSPSIVRCVPGVGIYFGTLYSLKQYFLRGHPPTALESIILGAGSRSVAGVCMSPITVIKTRYESGRYGYESIYAALRSIYHSEGFRGLFSGLTATLLRDAPFSGIYLMFYSQTKNVVLHGTDQLDAVLVPVVNFSCGIFAGILASLVTQPADVIKTHMQLSPMKFRWIGQSVTLIFKRLGFHFPS, from the exons ATGATTCAGAAGTCACGCCCGGCGCTGCTGCAGCATCAAGATGTCGGAGACCGGGTGGAAACGCTTATG TTGCAGCCAGTCATCAAAGCTTTCTTGTGTGGCTCCATCAGTGGGACCTGCTCTACCCTCCTCTTCCAACCCCTGGATCTCCTCAAAACCCGCCTGCAGACCCTCCAGCCCTCGGCCCGTGG GTCCAGACGCGTTGGCATGTTGGCTCTGCTCCTGAATGTGGTTCGCACGGAGAGTCCGTTGGGCCTCTGGAAAGGGATGTCTCCC TCCATCGTGAGGTGTGTCCCAGGCGTTGGCATCTACTTTGGCACCCTCTACTCTCTGAAGCAGTACTTCCTGCGGGGCCATCCCCCCACCGCCCTGGAGTCCATCATACTGGGGGCGGGCTCCCGCTCCGTTGCAGGGGTCTGCATGTCACCCATCACTGTGATCAAGACACGGTACGAG AGTGGGCGGTATGGCTATGAGAGCATCTACGCTGCCTTGAGGAGCATCTATCACAGTGAGGGGTTCCGGGGCCTCTTCAGTGGCCTGACAGCAACACTCCTTCGTGACGCCCCCTTTTCCGGAATCTACCTGATGTTTTATAGCCAGACCAAAAACGTTGTGCTTCACGGTACGG ACCAGCTGGATGCAGTCCTTGTTCCCGTTGTGAATTTCAGCTGTGGGATATTTGCTGGGATTCTGGCCTCGCTGGTAACTCAACCTGCAGATGTGATCAAAACTCACATGCAGCTCTCCCCAATGAAATTTCGGTGGATTGGCCAGTCAGTTACGCTCATTTTCAAA CGTTTGGGCTTCCATTTTCCCTCCTAG
- the SLC25A38 gene encoding mitochondrial glycine transporter isoform X4, translating to MIQKSRPALLQHQDVGDRVETLMLQPVIKAFLCGSISGTCSTLLFQPLDLLKTRLQTLQPSARGSRRVGMLALLLNVVRTESPLGLWKGMSPSIVRCVPGVGIYFGTLYSLKQYFLRGHPPTALESIILGAGSRSVAGVCMSPITVIKTRYESGRYGYESIYAALRSIYHSEGFRGLFSGLTATLLRDAPFSGIYLMFYSQTKNVVLHGLWAAWLLPRQCPPGPPQNSDGSHGVDSLRRDDGQDGPEVLTQRGPAKDRTCCPAWFLPRAASSHHAGVG from the exons ATGATTCAGAAGTCACGCCCGGCGCTGCTGCAGCATCAAGATGTCGGAGACCGGGTGGAAACGCTTATG TTGCAGCCAGTCATCAAAGCTTTCTTGTGTGGCTCCATCAGTGGGACCTGCTCTACCCTCCTCTTCCAACCCCTGGATCTCCTCAAAACCCGCCTGCAGACCCTCCAGCCCTCGGCCCGTGG GTCCAGACGCGTTGGCATGTTGGCTCTGCTCCTGAATGTGGTTCGCACGGAGAGTCCGTTGGGCCTCTGGAAAGGGATGTCTCCC TCCATCGTGAGGTGTGTCCCAGGCGTTGGCATCTACTTTGGCACCCTCTACTCTCTGAAGCAGTACTTCCTGCGGGGCCATCCCCCCACCGCCCTGGAGTCCATCATACTGGGGGCGGGCTCCCGCTCCGTTGCAGGGGTCTGCATGTCACCCATCACTGTGATCAAGACACGGTACGAG AGTGGGCGGTATGGCTATGAGAGCATCTACGCTGCCTTGAGGAGCATCTATCACAGTGAGGGGTTCCGGGGCCTCTTCAGTGGCCTGACAGCAACACTCCTTCGTGACGCCCCCTTTTCCGGAATCTACCTGATGTTTTATAGCCAGACCAAAAACGTTGTGCTTCACG GACTATGGGCTGCGTGGCTTCTTCCAAGGCAGTGTCCCCCGGGCCCTCCGCAGAACTCTGATGGCAGCCATGGCGTGGACAGTCTACGAAGAGATGATGGCCAAGATGGGCCTGAAGTCCTGACCCAGCGGGGACCGGCCAAAGACAGGACCTGTTGTCCGGCTTGGTTTCTGCCAAGGGCCGCTTCATCTCACCATGCTGGAGTCGGATGA
- the SLC25A38 gene encoding mitochondrial glycine transporter isoform X1: MIQKSRPALLQHQDVGDRVETLMLQPVIKAFLCGSISGTCSTLLFQPLDLLKTRLQTLQPSARGSRRVGMLALLLNVVRTESPLGLWKGMSPSIVRCVPGVGIYFGTLYSLKQYFLRGHPPTALESIILGAGSRSVAGVCMSPITVIKTRYESGRYGYESIYAALRSIYHSEGFRGLFSGLTATLLRDAPFSGIYLMFYSQTKNVVLHGTDQLDAVLVPVVNFSCGIFAGILASLVTQPADVIKTHMQLSPMKFRWIGQSVTLIFKDYGLRGFFQGSVPRALRRTLMAAMAWTVYEEMMAKMGLKS, encoded by the exons ATGATTCAGAAGTCACGCCCGGCGCTGCTGCAGCATCAAGATGTCGGAGACCGGGTGGAAACGCTTATG TTGCAGCCAGTCATCAAAGCTTTCTTGTGTGGCTCCATCAGTGGGACCTGCTCTACCCTCCTCTTCCAACCCCTGGATCTCCTCAAAACCCGCCTGCAGACCCTCCAGCCCTCGGCCCGTGG GTCCAGACGCGTTGGCATGTTGGCTCTGCTCCTGAATGTGGTTCGCACGGAGAGTCCGTTGGGCCTCTGGAAAGGGATGTCTCCC TCCATCGTGAGGTGTGTCCCAGGCGTTGGCATCTACTTTGGCACCCTCTACTCTCTGAAGCAGTACTTCCTGCGGGGCCATCCCCCCACCGCCCTGGAGTCCATCATACTGGGGGCGGGCTCCCGCTCCGTTGCAGGGGTCTGCATGTCACCCATCACTGTGATCAAGACACGGTACGAG AGTGGGCGGTATGGCTATGAGAGCATCTACGCTGCCTTGAGGAGCATCTATCACAGTGAGGGGTTCCGGGGCCTCTTCAGTGGCCTGACAGCAACACTCCTTCGTGACGCCCCCTTTTCCGGAATCTACCTGATGTTTTATAGCCAGACCAAAAACGTTGTGCTTCACGGTACGG ACCAGCTGGATGCAGTCCTTGTTCCCGTTGTGAATTTCAGCTGTGGGATATTTGCTGGGATTCTGGCCTCGCTGGTAACTCAACCTGCAGATGTGATCAAAACTCACATGCAGCTCTCCCCAATGAAATTTCGGTGGATTGGCCAGTCAGTTACGCTCATTTTCAAA GACTATGGGCTGCGTGGCTTCTTCCAAGGCAGTGTCCCCCGGGCCCTCCGCAGAACTCTGATGGCAGCCATGGCGTGGACAGTCTACGAAGAGATGATGGCCAAGATGGGCCTGAAGTCCTGA
- the SLC25A38 gene encoding mitochondrial glycine transporter isoform X2, which produces MIQKSRPALLQHQDVGDRVETLMLQPVIKAFLCGSISGTCSTLLFQPLDLLKTRLQTLQPSARGSRRVGMLALLLNVVRTESPLGLWKGMSPSIVRCVPGVGIYFGTLYSLKQYFLRGHPPTALESIILGAGSRSVAGVCMSPITVIKTRYESGRYGYESIYAALRSIYHSEGFRGLFSGLTATLLRDAPFSGIYLMFYSQTKNVVLHDQLDAVLVPVVNFSCGIFAGILASLVTQPADVIKTHMQLSPMKFRWIGQSVTLIFKDYGLRGFFQGSVPRALRRTLMAAMAWTVYEEMMAKMGLKS; this is translated from the exons ATGATTCAGAAGTCACGCCCGGCGCTGCTGCAGCATCAAGATGTCGGAGACCGGGTGGAAACGCTTATG TTGCAGCCAGTCATCAAAGCTTTCTTGTGTGGCTCCATCAGTGGGACCTGCTCTACCCTCCTCTTCCAACCCCTGGATCTCCTCAAAACCCGCCTGCAGACCCTCCAGCCCTCGGCCCGTGG GTCCAGACGCGTTGGCATGTTGGCTCTGCTCCTGAATGTGGTTCGCACGGAGAGTCCGTTGGGCCTCTGGAAAGGGATGTCTCCC TCCATCGTGAGGTGTGTCCCAGGCGTTGGCATCTACTTTGGCACCCTCTACTCTCTGAAGCAGTACTTCCTGCGGGGCCATCCCCCCACCGCCCTGGAGTCCATCATACTGGGGGCGGGCTCCCGCTCCGTTGCAGGGGTCTGCATGTCACCCATCACTGTGATCAAGACACGGTACGAG AGTGGGCGGTATGGCTATGAGAGCATCTACGCTGCCTTGAGGAGCATCTATCACAGTGAGGGGTTCCGGGGCCTCTTCAGTGGCCTGACAGCAACACTCCTTCGTGACGCCCCCTTTTCCGGAATCTACCTGATGTTTTATAGCCAGACCAAAAACGTTGTGCTTCACG ACCAGCTGGATGCAGTCCTTGTTCCCGTTGTGAATTTCAGCTGTGGGATATTTGCTGGGATTCTGGCCTCGCTGGTAACTCAACCTGCAGATGTGATCAAAACTCACATGCAGCTCTCCCCAATGAAATTTCGGTGGATTGGCCAGTCAGTTACGCTCATTTTCAAA GACTATGGGCTGCGTGGCTTCTTCCAAGGCAGTGTCCCCCGGGCCCTCCGCAGAACTCTGATGGCAGCCATGGCGTGGACAGTCTACGAAGAGATGATGGCCAAGATGGGCCTGAAGTCCTGA